One region of Carya illinoinensis cultivar Pawnee chromosome 8, C.illinoinensisPawnee_v1, whole genome shotgun sequence genomic DNA includes:
- the LOC122317923 gene encoding protein RADIALIS-like 3 isoform X2 codes for MDDFPKVLCGWSWEENKLFELALAVVDEQDPNRWEVVAAMVGGNKSAEDVQKHYVTLLEDLQIIESGKLDHKLVETQPSVEVDSQSICWSDEDNTWIADIKF; via the exons ATGGATGATTTTCCAAAGGTTTTGTGTGGGTGGAGCTGGGAGGAGAACAAGTTGTTTGAGCTCGCTTTGGCAGTGGTTGATGAACAGGACCCAAATCGGTGGGAAGTGGTTGCAGCCATGGTTGGGGGCAACAAAAGTGCAGAGGATGTCCAGAAACATTATGTGACCCTTTTGGAGGATTTGCAGATTATAGAATCTGGAAAGCTGGACCATAAACTGGTGGAAACTCAGCCCTCTGTGGAAGTTGATTCTCAATCCATATGCTGGAGTGATGAAGATAACAC TTGGATTGCAGATATAAAGTTCTAA
- the LOC122317923 gene encoding protein RADIALIS-like 3 isoform X1, which produces MDDFPKVLCGWSWEENKLFELALAVVDEQDPNRWEVVAAMVGGNKSAEDVQKHYVTLLEDLQIIESGKLDHKLVETQPSVEVDSQSICWSDEDNTLLVRLDIN; this is translated from the exons ATGGATGATTTTCCAAAGGTTTTGTGTGGGTGGAGCTGGGAGGAGAACAAGTTGTTTGAGCTCGCTTTGGCAGTGGTTGATGAACAGGACCCAAATCGGTGGGAAGTGGTTGCAGCCATGGTTGGGGGCAACAAAAGTGCAGAGGATGTCCAGAAACATTATGTGACCCTTTTGGAGGATTTGCAGATTATAGAATCTGGAAAGCTGGACCATAAACTGGTGGAAACTCAGCCCTCTGTGGAAGTTGATTCTCAATCCATATGCTGGAGTGATGAAGATAACAC CCTTCTTGTTAGATTAGACATAAACTGA